A genome region from Calypte anna isolate BGI_N300 chromosome 4B, bCalAnn1_v1.p, whole genome shotgun sequence includes the following:
- the DCTN1 gene encoding dynactin subunit 1 isoform X1, with product MSVEAGSKPLRVGSRVEVIGKGHRGTVAYVGATLFATGKWVGVILDEAKGKNDGTVQGRKYFTCEENHGIFVRQSQIQVFEDGADTTSPETPESAAMKVPKRDSLDATKASKLTSARRPKPTRTPSSTASGGTAAASGSASASGGEMSSSEPSTPAQTPLVAPVIPSPSLTSPVAPPVPSPTKEEENLRSQVRDLEEKLETLKIKRNEDKAKLKELEKYKIQLEQVQEWKSKMQEQQADLQKRLKEAKKEAKDALEAKERYMEEMADTADAIEMATLDKEMAEERAESLQQEVDSLKEKVEYLTMDLEILKHEIEEKGSDGAASSYQVKQLEEQNARLKEALVRMRDLSASEKQEHVKLQKQMEKKNTELESLRQQREKLQEEVKQAEKTVDELKEQVDAALGAEEMVETLTERNLDLEEKVRELRETVGDLEAMNEMNDELQENARETELELREQLDMATSRVRQAERRVEAAQETVADYQQTIKKYRELTAHLQDVNRELMSQQEASAEKQQQPPPEMFDFKIKFAETKAHAKAIEMELRQMEVQQANRHVSLLTSFMPDSFLRHGGDHDCVLVLLLIPRLICKAELISKQAQEKFDLTENCSERAGLRGAAGEQLSFAAGLVYSLSLLQATLHKYEQALNKCSVEVYKKVGMLYPEMSVHERSLDFLIELLHKDQLDETVNVEPLTKAIKYYQHLYSIHLADQPEDCTMQLADHIKFTQSALDCMGVEVCRLRAFLQAGQEASDLAILLKDLETSCSDIRQFCKKIRRRMPGTDAPGIPAALGFGQQVSDTLLDCRKHLTWVVAVLQEVAAAGAQMIAPLAENEGLQVLKLEDLAFKVSEQIYGTQGISPYECLRQSCSILIATMNKMATAMQEGEYDADRPQTKPTPPAELRAAALRAEITDAEGLGLKLEDRETVIKELKKSLKIKGEELSEANVRLSLLEKKLDSASKDADDRVEKIQTKLDETQTLLKKKEKEFEETMDALQADIDQLESEKVELKQRLNNQSKRTIEGLRGSPASGVASIVSGIAGGAGAGQVTGGGSGPVQVKDSPLLLQQIDALQLSIKHLKNENNRLKGEQMKLELASLAPLRVPKISLPKEKQGEGLATQALYRRSSQLLETLYQLSANTKVLNMKGTKSTRSSSARLLEQTARLCTLKSTIDTLRDDTMRAMVQQQPGAGVPTDFGVFPSSSFLKAKREQEEGMSCYGRVSFPCAPGQSQAHRLLLTPELLHQLRSHFVC from the exons ACCAGCGCCCGGCGCCCCAAG cccaCCCGCACCCCCAGCTCCACAGCCTCGGGTGGGACGGCTGCAGCCTCgggctctgcctctgcctctgggGGGGAGATGAGCAGCAGTGAGCCCAGCACGCCTGCACAGACCCCACTGGTGGCTCCTGTCATCCCCTCGCCCTCCCTCACCTCTCCAGTGGCACCTCCAGTCCCCTCGCCCACCAAG GAGGAGGAAAATTTACGTTCTCAAGTCAGGGACCTGGAGGAGAAATTGGAGACTTTGAAGATAAAGCGGAATGAAGacaaagcaaagctgaaggAGCTCGAGAAGTATAAGAtccagctggagcaggtgcaggaATGGAAGAGCAaaatgcaggagcagcaggcCGACCTCCAGAAACGGCTGAAGGAGGCCAAAAAG GAAGCCAAAGATGCCTTGGAGGCCAAGGAGCGCTACATGGAGGAGATGGCAGACACTGCTGATGCCATCGAAATGGCCACCCTGGACAAGGAGATGGCAGAGGAGAGGGCAGagtccctgcagcaggaggtggaCTCCCTGAAAGAGAAGGTGGAATATCTCACCATGGACCTGGAGATCCTGAAGCACGAGATTGAAgagaaag GCTCGGATGGAGCAGCCTCCAGCTACCAGGtgaagcagctggaggagcagaatGCCAGGCTGAAGGAAGCTCTCGTCAG GATGCGGGACCTGTCGGCCTCAGAGAAGCAGGAGCACGTGAAGCTTCAGAAGCAGATGGAGAAGAAGAACACGGAGCTGGAGTCCCTGaggcagcagagggagaagctgcaggaggaggtgaaGCAGGCAGAGAAAACGGTCGATGAGCTGAAGGAGCAG GTGGACgctgctctgggtgctgaggaGATGGTGGAGACTCTGACAGAGAGAAACTTGGACCTGGAGGAGAAGGTCCGGGAGCTGCGTGAGACAGTTGGGGACCTG gaagcCATGAATGAGATGAATGATGAGCTGCAGGAGAATGCCCGTGagacagagctggagctgcGGGAGCAGCTGGACATGGCCACGTCCCGCGTGCGGCAGGCGGAGCGGCGCGTGGAGGCGGCGCAGGAGACGGTGGCAGATTACCAACAAACCATCAAGAAATACAGGGAGCTGACTGCACACCTCCAG GACGTGAACCGAGAGCTGATGAGTCAGCAAGAAGCctctgctgagaagcagcagcagcctcccccCGAGATGTTTGACTTCAAGATTAAATTTGCAGAGACAAAAGCCCACGCCAAG GCCATCGAGATGGAGCTGCGTCAGATGGAGGTGCAGCAGGCCAACAGACACGTCTCCCTCCTCACCTCCTTCATGCCCGACAGCTTCCTGCGACACGGAGGGGACCACGACTGtgtcctggtgctgctcctcATCCCACGGCTCATCTGCAAG GCTGAGCTGATCAGCAAGCAGGCTCAGGAGAAGTTTGATCTGACCGAGAACTGCTCCGAGCGCGCGGGGCTGCGCGGGGCTGCGGGAGAACagctcagctttgctgcagggctggtttattccctcagcctgctgcaggCCACGCTCCACAAATATGAGCA GGCACTGAACAAGTGCAGTGTGGAGGTGTACAAGAAGGTGGGGATGCTGTACCCCGAGATGAGTGTCCATGAGCGCTCCCTGGACTTCCTGATCGAGCTGCTGCACAAGGACCAGCTGGATGAGACTGTCAACGTGGAGCCCCTGACCAAAGCCATCAAGTACTACCAG CACCTCTACAGCATCCACCTGGCTGACCAGCCTGAGGACTGCACCATGCAGCTGGCTGACCACATCAAG TTCACCCAGAGTGCCTTGGACTGCATGGGGGTGGAGGTGTGCCGGCTCCGGGCCTTCCTCCAG GCCGGGCAGGAGGCGTCTGACCTGGCCATCCTCCTCAAGGACCTGGAGACCTCCTGCAGTGACATTCGCCAGTTCTGTAAGAAGATCCGGCGCCGCATGCCCGGCACCGACGCCCCCGGCATCCCCGCGGCCCTGGGCTTTGGGCAGCAG GTGTCAGACACGCTGCTGGACTGCCGCAAGCACCTCACCTGGGTGGTGGCCgtgctgcaggaggtggctgcagcagggGCACAGATGATTGCTCCCCTGGCAGAGAACGAGGGGCTGCAGGTGCTGAAGCTGGAGGACCTGGCCTTCAAAGTCAGCGAGCAG ATCTATGGCACCCAGGGCATCAGCCCCTACGAGTGTCTGCGCCAGTCCTGCAGCATCCTCATCGCCACCATGAACAAGATGGCCACGGCCATGCAGGAGGGGGAGTACGACGCGGATAGACCTCAGACCAAG CCCACTCCCCCGGCCGAGCTGCGGGCAGCGGCTCTTCGGGCAGAGATCACTgatgctgaggggctggggctgaagCTGGAGGACAGGGAGACGGTCATCAAAGAGCTGAAGAAGTCTCTCAAGATCAAG GGTGAGGAGCTCAGCGAAGCCAACGTGAGGCTCAGCCTGCTGGAGAAGAAGCTGGACAGTGCCTCCAAGGACGCCGACGACCGCGTGGAGAAGATACAGACAAAGCTGGATGAGACCCAGACACTGctcaaaaagaaagagaa GGAGTTTGAGGAGACCATGGATGCTCTCCAGGCAGACATTGACCAGCTGGAGTCAGAGAAGGTGGAGCTGAAGCAGCGCCTCAACAACCAGTCCAAGAGAACCATCGAGGGCCTGCGTGGCTCCCCAGCCTCTGGGGTGGCCTCCATCGTGTCTGGCATTgctggag gtgctggtgctgggcaggtGACAGGAGGTGGCTCGGGGCCCGTCCAGGTGAAGgattctcctctcctcctccagcaaaTCGATGCCCTGCAGCTTTCCATCAAGCACCTCAAGAACGAGAACAATCGGCTCAAG ggagaGCAGATGAAGCTGGAGCTGGCCAGCCTGGCACCCCTGCGGGTGCCCAAGATCTCCCTCCCCAAGGAGAAGCAGGGGGAAGGGCTGGCCACCCAGGCACTGTACCGCAGGAGCAGCCAGCTCCTGGAGACCCTCTACCAGCTCAGCGCCAACACCAAGGTCCTCAACATGAAAGGCACCAAGTCCA CAAGGAGCTCCTCTGCACGGCTGCTGGAGCAGACAGCCCGGCTCTGCACCCTGAAATCCACCATCGACACCCTGCGG GATGACACGATGCGGGCCATGGTCCAGCAGCAGCCCGGTGCCGGTGTCCCCACCGACTTTGGCgtcttcccctcctcctccttcctgaaG GCCAAGcgggagcaggaggaggggatgtCGTGCTACGGGCGGGTGAGCTTCCCCTGCGCCCCGGGGCAGAGCCAGGCACACCGCCTGCTGCTCACCCCCGAGCTGCTGCACCAGCTCCGCAGCCACTTCGTCTGCTGA
- the DCTN1 gene encoding dynactin subunit 1 isoform X3 gives MSVEAGSKPLRVGSRVEVIGKGHRGTVAYVGATLFATGKWVGVILDEAKGKNDGTVQGRKYFTCEENHGIFVRQSQIQVFEDGADTTSPETPESAAMKVPKRDSLDATKASKLTSARRPKPTRTPSSTASGGTAAASGSASASGGEMSSSEPSTPAQTPLVAPVIPSPSLTSPVAPPVPSPTKEEENLRSQVRDLEEKLETLKIKRNEDKAKLKELEKYKIQLEQVQEWKSKMQEQQADLQKRLKEAKKEAKDALEAKERYMEEMADTADAIEMATLDKEMAEERAESLQQEVDSLKEKVEYLTMDLEILKHEIEEKGSDGAASSYQVKQLEEQNARLKEALVRMRDLSASEKQEHVKLQKQMEKKNTELESLRQQREKLQEEVKQAEKTVDELKEQVDAALGAEEMVETLTERNLDLEEKVRELRETVGDLEAMNEMNDELQENARETELELREQLDMATSRVRQAERRVEAAQETVADYQQTIKKYRELTAHLQDVNRELMSQQEASAEKQQQPPPEMFDFKIKFAETKAHAKAIEMELRQMEVQQANRHVSLLTSFMPDSFLRHGGDHDCVLVLLLIPRLICKAELISKQAQEKFDLTENCSERAGLRGAAGEQLSFAAGLVYSLSLLQATLHKYEQALNKCSVEVYKKVGMLYPEMSVHERSLDFLIELLHKDQLDETVNVEPLTKAIKYYQHLYSIHLADQPEDCTMQLADHIKFTQSALDCMGVEVCRLRAFLQAGQEASDLAILLKDLETSCSDIRQFCKKIRRRMPGTDAPGIPAALGFGQQVSDTLLDCRKHLTWVVAVLQEVAAAGAQMIAPLAENEGLQVLKLEDLAFKVSEQIYGTQGISPYECLRQSCSILIATMNKMATAMQEGEYDADRPQTKPTPPAELRAAALRAEITDAEGLGLKLEDRETVIKELKKSLKIKGEELSEANVRLSLLEKKLDSASKDADDRVEKIQTKLDETQTLLKKKEKEFEETMDALQADIDQLESEKVELKQRLNNQSKRTIEGLRGSPASGVASIVSGIAGEEQQRGAGAGQVTGGGSGPVQVKDSPLLLQQIDALQLSIKHLKNENNRLKGEQMKLELASLAPLRVPKISLPKEKQGEGLATQALYRRSSQLLETLYQLSANTKVLNMKGTKSTRSSSARLLEQTARLCTLKSTIDTLRDDTMRAMVQQQPGAGVPTDFGVFPSSSFLKAKREQEEGMSCYGRVSFPCAPGQSQAHRLLLTPELLHQLRSHFVC, from the exons ACCAGCGCCCGGCGCCCCAAG cccaCCCGCACCCCCAGCTCCACAGCCTCGGGTGGGACGGCTGCAGCCTCgggctctgcctctgcctctgggGGGGAGATGAGCAGCAGTGAGCCCAGCACGCCTGCACAGACCCCACTGGTGGCTCCTGTCATCCCCTCGCCCTCCCTCACCTCTCCAGTGGCACCTCCAGTCCCCTCGCCCACCAAG GAGGAGGAAAATTTACGTTCTCAAGTCAGGGACCTGGAGGAGAAATTGGAGACTTTGAAGATAAAGCGGAATGAAGacaaagcaaagctgaaggAGCTCGAGAAGTATAAGAtccagctggagcaggtgcaggaATGGAAGAGCAaaatgcaggagcagcaggcCGACCTCCAGAAACGGCTGAAGGAGGCCAAAAAG GAAGCCAAAGATGCCTTGGAGGCCAAGGAGCGCTACATGGAGGAGATGGCAGACACTGCTGATGCCATCGAAATGGCCACCCTGGACAAGGAGATGGCAGAGGAGAGGGCAGagtccctgcagcaggaggtggaCTCCCTGAAAGAGAAGGTGGAATATCTCACCATGGACCTGGAGATCCTGAAGCACGAGATTGAAgagaaag GCTCGGATGGAGCAGCCTCCAGCTACCAGGtgaagcagctggaggagcagaatGCCAGGCTGAAGGAAGCTCTCGTCAG GATGCGGGACCTGTCGGCCTCAGAGAAGCAGGAGCACGTGAAGCTTCAGAAGCAGATGGAGAAGAAGAACACGGAGCTGGAGTCCCTGaggcagcagagggagaagctgcaggaggaggtgaaGCAGGCAGAGAAAACGGTCGATGAGCTGAAGGAGCAG GTGGACgctgctctgggtgctgaggaGATGGTGGAGACTCTGACAGAGAGAAACTTGGACCTGGAGGAGAAGGTCCGGGAGCTGCGTGAGACAGTTGGGGACCTG gaagcCATGAATGAGATGAATGATGAGCTGCAGGAGAATGCCCGTGagacagagctggagctgcGGGAGCAGCTGGACATGGCCACGTCCCGCGTGCGGCAGGCGGAGCGGCGCGTGGAGGCGGCGCAGGAGACGGTGGCAGATTACCAACAAACCATCAAGAAATACAGGGAGCTGACTGCACACCTCCAG GACGTGAACCGAGAGCTGATGAGTCAGCAAGAAGCctctgctgagaagcagcagcagcctcccccCGAGATGTTTGACTTCAAGATTAAATTTGCAGAGACAAAAGCCCACGCCAAG GCCATCGAGATGGAGCTGCGTCAGATGGAGGTGCAGCAGGCCAACAGACACGTCTCCCTCCTCACCTCCTTCATGCCCGACAGCTTCCTGCGACACGGAGGGGACCACGACTGtgtcctggtgctgctcctcATCCCACGGCTCATCTGCAAG GCTGAGCTGATCAGCAAGCAGGCTCAGGAGAAGTTTGATCTGACCGAGAACTGCTCCGAGCGCGCGGGGCTGCGCGGGGCTGCGGGAGAACagctcagctttgctgcagggctggtttattccctcagcctgctgcaggCCACGCTCCACAAATATGAGCA GGCACTGAACAAGTGCAGTGTGGAGGTGTACAAGAAGGTGGGGATGCTGTACCCCGAGATGAGTGTCCATGAGCGCTCCCTGGACTTCCTGATCGAGCTGCTGCACAAGGACCAGCTGGATGAGACTGTCAACGTGGAGCCCCTGACCAAAGCCATCAAGTACTACCAG CACCTCTACAGCATCCACCTGGCTGACCAGCCTGAGGACTGCACCATGCAGCTGGCTGACCACATCAAG TTCACCCAGAGTGCCTTGGACTGCATGGGGGTGGAGGTGTGCCGGCTCCGGGCCTTCCTCCAG GCCGGGCAGGAGGCGTCTGACCTGGCCATCCTCCTCAAGGACCTGGAGACCTCCTGCAGTGACATTCGCCAGTTCTGTAAGAAGATCCGGCGCCGCATGCCCGGCACCGACGCCCCCGGCATCCCCGCGGCCCTGGGCTTTGGGCAGCAG GTGTCAGACACGCTGCTGGACTGCCGCAAGCACCTCACCTGGGTGGTGGCCgtgctgcaggaggtggctgcagcagggGCACAGATGATTGCTCCCCTGGCAGAGAACGAGGGGCTGCAGGTGCTGAAGCTGGAGGACCTGGCCTTCAAAGTCAGCGAGCAG ATCTATGGCACCCAGGGCATCAGCCCCTACGAGTGTCTGCGCCAGTCCTGCAGCATCCTCATCGCCACCATGAACAAGATGGCCACGGCCATGCAGGAGGGGGAGTACGACGCGGATAGACCTCAGACCAAG CCCACTCCCCCGGCCGAGCTGCGGGCAGCGGCTCTTCGGGCAGAGATCACTgatgctgaggggctggggctgaagCTGGAGGACAGGGAGACGGTCATCAAAGAGCTGAAGAAGTCTCTCAAGATCAAG GGTGAGGAGCTCAGCGAAGCCAACGTGAGGCTCAGCCTGCTGGAGAAGAAGCTGGACAGTGCCTCCAAGGACGCCGACGACCGCGTGGAGAAGATACAGACAAAGCTGGATGAGACCCAGACACTGctcaaaaagaaagagaa GGAGTTTGAGGAGACCATGGATGCTCTCCAGGCAGACATTGACCAGCTGGAGTCAGAGAAGGTGGAGCTGAAGCAGCGCCTCAACAACCAGTCCAAGAGAACCATCGAGGGCCTGCGTGGCTCCCCAGCCTCTGGGGTGGCCTCCATCGTGTCTGGCATTgctggag AGGAACAGCAGCGAG gtgctggtgctgggcaggtGACAGGAGGTGGCTCGGGGCCCGTCCAGGTGAAGgattctcctctcctcctccagcaaaTCGATGCCCTGCAGCTTTCCATCAAGCACCTCAAGAACGAGAACAATCGGCTCAAG ggagaGCAGATGAAGCTGGAGCTGGCCAGCCTGGCACCCCTGCGGGTGCCCAAGATCTCCCTCCCCAAGGAGAAGCAGGGGGAAGGGCTGGCCACCCAGGCACTGTACCGCAGGAGCAGCCAGCTCCTGGAGACCCTCTACCAGCTCAGCGCCAACACCAAGGTCCTCAACATGAAAGGCACCAAGTCCA CAAGGAGCTCCTCTGCACGGCTGCTGGAGCAGACAGCCCGGCTCTGCACCCTGAAATCCACCATCGACACCCTGCGG GATGACACGATGCGGGCCATGGTCCAGCAGCAGCCCGGTGCCGGTGTCCCCACCGACTTTGGCgtcttcccctcctcctccttcctgaaG GCCAAGcgggagcaggaggaggggatgtCGTGCTACGGGCGGGTGAGCTTCCCCTGCGCCCCGGGGCAGAGCCAGGCACACCGCCTGCTGCTCACCCCCGAGCTGCTGCACCAGCTCCGCAGCCACTTCGTCTGCTGA
- the DCTN1 gene encoding dynactin subunit 1 isoform X2 gives MSVEAGSKPLRVGSRVEVIGKGHRGTVAYVGATLFATGKWVGVILDEAKGKNDGTVQGRKYFTCEENHGIFVRQSQIQVFEDGADTTSPETPESAAMKVPKRDSLDATKASKLPTRTPSSTASGGTAAASGSASASGGEMSSSEPSTPAQTPLVAPVIPSPSLTSPVAPPVPSPTKEEENLRSQVRDLEEKLETLKIKRNEDKAKLKELEKYKIQLEQVQEWKSKMQEQQADLQKRLKEAKKEAKDALEAKERYMEEMADTADAIEMATLDKEMAEERAESLQQEVDSLKEKVEYLTMDLEILKHEIEEKGSDGAASSYQVKQLEEQNARLKEALVRMRDLSASEKQEHVKLQKQMEKKNTELESLRQQREKLQEEVKQAEKTVDELKEQVDAALGAEEMVETLTERNLDLEEKVRELRETVGDLEAMNEMNDELQENARETELELREQLDMATSRVRQAERRVEAAQETVADYQQTIKKYRELTAHLQDVNRELMSQQEASAEKQQQPPPEMFDFKIKFAETKAHAKAIEMELRQMEVQQANRHVSLLTSFMPDSFLRHGGDHDCVLVLLLIPRLICKAELISKQAQEKFDLTENCSERAGLRGAAGEQLSFAAGLVYSLSLLQATLHKYEQALNKCSVEVYKKVGMLYPEMSVHERSLDFLIELLHKDQLDETVNVEPLTKAIKYYQHLYSIHLADQPEDCTMQLADHIKFTQSALDCMGVEVCRLRAFLQAGQEASDLAILLKDLETSCSDIRQFCKKIRRRMPGTDAPGIPAALGFGQQVSDTLLDCRKHLTWVVAVLQEVAAAGAQMIAPLAENEGLQVLKLEDLAFKVSEQIYGTQGISPYECLRQSCSILIATMNKMATAMQEGEYDADRPQTKPTPPAELRAAALRAEITDAEGLGLKLEDRETVIKELKKSLKIKGEELSEANVRLSLLEKKLDSASKDADDRVEKIQTKLDETQTLLKKKEKEFEETMDALQADIDQLESEKVELKQRLNNQSKRTIEGLRGSPASGVASIVSGIAGGAGAGQVTGGGSGPVQVKDSPLLLQQIDALQLSIKHLKNENNRLKGEQMKLELASLAPLRVPKISLPKEKQGEGLATQALYRRSSQLLETLYQLSANTKVLNMKGTKSTRSSSARLLEQTARLCTLKSTIDTLRDDTMRAMVQQQPGAGVPTDFGVFPSSSFLKAKREQEEGMSCYGRVSFPCAPGQSQAHRLLLTPELLHQLRSHFVC, from the exons cccaCCCGCACCCCCAGCTCCACAGCCTCGGGTGGGACGGCTGCAGCCTCgggctctgcctctgcctctgggGGGGAGATGAGCAGCAGTGAGCCCAGCACGCCTGCACAGACCCCACTGGTGGCTCCTGTCATCCCCTCGCCCTCCCTCACCTCTCCAGTGGCACCTCCAGTCCCCTCGCCCACCAAG GAGGAGGAAAATTTACGTTCTCAAGTCAGGGACCTGGAGGAGAAATTGGAGACTTTGAAGATAAAGCGGAATGAAGacaaagcaaagctgaaggAGCTCGAGAAGTATAAGAtccagctggagcaggtgcaggaATGGAAGAGCAaaatgcaggagcagcaggcCGACCTCCAGAAACGGCTGAAGGAGGCCAAAAAG GAAGCCAAAGATGCCTTGGAGGCCAAGGAGCGCTACATGGAGGAGATGGCAGACACTGCTGATGCCATCGAAATGGCCACCCTGGACAAGGAGATGGCAGAGGAGAGGGCAGagtccctgcagcaggaggtggaCTCCCTGAAAGAGAAGGTGGAATATCTCACCATGGACCTGGAGATCCTGAAGCACGAGATTGAAgagaaag GCTCGGATGGAGCAGCCTCCAGCTACCAGGtgaagcagctggaggagcagaatGCCAGGCTGAAGGAAGCTCTCGTCAG GATGCGGGACCTGTCGGCCTCAGAGAAGCAGGAGCACGTGAAGCTTCAGAAGCAGATGGAGAAGAAGAACACGGAGCTGGAGTCCCTGaggcagcagagggagaagctgcaggaggaggtgaaGCAGGCAGAGAAAACGGTCGATGAGCTGAAGGAGCAG GTGGACgctgctctgggtgctgaggaGATGGTGGAGACTCTGACAGAGAGAAACTTGGACCTGGAGGAGAAGGTCCGGGAGCTGCGTGAGACAGTTGGGGACCTG gaagcCATGAATGAGATGAATGATGAGCTGCAGGAGAATGCCCGTGagacagagctggagctgcGGGAGCAGCTGGACATGGCCACGTCCCGCGTGCGGCAGGCGGAGCGGCGCGTGGAGGCGGCGCAGGAGACGGTGGCAGATTACCAACAAACCATCAAGAAATACAGGGAGCTGACTGCACACCTCCAG GACGTGAACCGAGAGCTGATGAGTCAGCAAGAAGCctctgctgagaagcagcagcagcctcccccCGAGATGTTTGACTTCAAGATTAAATTTGCAGAGACAAAAGCCCACGCCAAG GCCATCGAGATGGAGCTGCGTCAGATGGAGGTGCAGCAGGCCAACAGACACGTCTCCCTCCTCACCTCCTTCATGCCCGACAGCTTCCTGCGACACGGAGGGGACCACGACTGtgtcctggtgctgctcctcATCCCACGGCTCATCTGCAAG GCTGAGCTGATCAGCAAGCAGGCTCAGGAGAAGTTTGATCTGACCGAGAACTGCTCCGAGCGCGCGGGGCTGCGCGGGGCTGCGGGAGAACagctcagctttgctgcagggctggtttattccctcagcctgctgcaggCCACGCTCCACAAATATGAGCA GGCACTGAACAAGTGCAGTGTGGAGGTGTACAAGAAGGTGGGGATGCTGTACCCCGAGATGAGTGTCCATGAGCGCTCCCTGGACTTCCTGATCGAGCTGCTGCACAAGGACCAGCTGGATGAGACTGTCAACGTGGAGCCCCTGACCAAAGCCATCAAGTACTACCAG CACCTCTACAGCATCCACCTGGCTGACCAGCCTGAGGACTGCACCATGCAGCTGGCTGACCACATCAAG TTCACCCAGAGTGCCTTGGACTGCATGGGGGTGGAGGTGTGCCGGCTCCGGGCCTTCCTCCAG GCCGGGCAGGAGGCGTCTGACCTGGCCATCCTCCTCAAGGACCTGGAGACCTCCTGCAGTGACATTCGCCAGTTCTGTAAGAAGATCCGGCGCCGCATGCCCGGCACCGACGCCCCCGGCATCCCCGCGGCCCTGGGCTTTGGGCAGCAG GTGTCAGACACGCTGCTGGACTGCCGCAAGCACCTCACCTGGGTGGTGGCCgtgctgcaggaggtggctgcagcagggGCACAGATGATTGCTCCCCTGGCAGAGAACGAGGGGCTGCAGGTGCTGAAGCTGGAGGACCTGGCCTTCAAAGTCAGCGAGCAG ATCTATGGCACCCAGGGCATCAGCCCCTACGAGTGTCTGCGCCAGTCCTGCAGCATCCTCATCGCCACCATGAACAAGATGGCCACGGCCATGCAGGAGGGGGAGTACGACGCGGATAGACCTCAGACCAAG CCCACTCCCCCGGCCGAGCTGCGGGCAGCGGCTCTTCGGGCAGAGATCACTgatgctgaggggctggggctgaagCTGGAGGACAGGGAGACGGTCATCAAAGAGCTGAAGAAGTCTCTCAAGATCAAG GGTGAGGAGCTCAGCGAAGCCAACGTGAGGCTCAGCCTGCTGGAGAAGAAGCTGGACAGTGCCTCCAAGGACGCCGACGACCGCGTGGAGAAGATACAGACAAAGCTGGATGAGACCCAGACACTGctcaaaaagaaagagaa GGAGTTTGAGGAGACCATGGATGCTCTCCAGGCAGACATTGACCAGCTGGAGTCAGAGAAGGTGGAGCTGAAGCAGCGCCTCAACAACCAGTCCAAGAGAACCATCGAGGGCCTGCGTGGCTCCCCAGCCTCTGGGGTGGCCTCCATCGTGTCTGGCATTgctggag gtgctggtgctgggcaggtGACAGGAGGTGGCTCGGGGCCCGTCCAGGTGAAGgattctcctctcctcctccagcaaaTCGATGCCCTGCAGCTTTCCATCAAGCACCTCAAGAACGAGAACAATCGGCTCAAG ggagaGCAGATGAAGCTGGAGCTGGCCAGCCTGGCACCCCTGCGGGTGCCCAAGATCTCCCTCCCCAAGGAGAAGCAGGGGGAAGGGCTGGCCACCCAGGCACTGTACCGCAGGAGCAGCCAGCTCCTGGAGACCCTCTACCAGCTCAGCGCCAACACCAAGGTCCTCAACATGAAAGGCACCAAGTCCA CAAGGAGCTCCTCTGCACGGCTGCTGGAGCAGACAGCCCGGCTCTGCACCCTGAAATCCACCATCGACACCCTGCGG GATGACACGATGCGGGCCATGGTCCAGCAGCAGCCCGGTGCCGGTGTCCCCACCGACTTTGGCgtcttcccctcctcctccttcctgaaG GCCAAGcgggagcaggaggaggggatgtCGTGCTACGGGCGGGTGAGCTTCCCCTGCGCCCCGGGGCAGAGCCAGGCACACCGCCTGCTGCTCACCCCCGAGCTGCTGCACCAGCTCCGCAGCCACTTCGTCTGCTGA